A single window of Nicotiana sylvestris chromosome 5, ASM39365v2, whole genome shotgun sequence DNA harbors:
- the LOC138869509 gene encoding secreted RxLR effector protein 161-like translates to MEASKAIDTPIATATRLDIDEIGSPVNQTIYRSIIGSLLYLTTSRASIVFCVGMCARFQSNPKESYLKAAKRILRYLKGIQDLVLYYPSGDSFNLIGYADADYADIFTKALSKKQFERNRVKLGLLKPN, encoded by the exons atggaagcatcaaaggcgatagacactcccattgccaCTGCCACTCGACTGGACATAGATGAAATTggatctcctgtgaatcaaaccatATATAGAagcattattgggtctcttctctatctcacTACCAGCAGAGCTAGTATTGTTTTTTGTGTGGGGAtgtgtgcaaggtttcaatcaaatcccaaggaatcttacttgaaggctgccaaaagaatactgagatatctcaaaggaataCAAGACCTGGTGCTGTATTATccctcaggtgacagttttaatctcattggttatgctgatgctgattatgcag acattttCACCAAGGCACTAAGTAAGAAACAGTTTGAAAGAAATAGAGTGAAGTTGGGGCTTTTAAAgcccaattga
- the LOC104210293 gene encoding uncharacterized protein has protein sequence MGYHMRWSLCSNQGTRETSIFNGKTSKEYTEADKKVVEKNFRAKKILVCGIGPEEYNRISICDTTKEIWKALQTTHEGTTQVKQSKIDMLTTENKLVRKILSILPSPWESKVNAITKSKDLQELTIEELIGNLKTYELKRKIDSERREPKKERNLVLKTDNNDSSEEDSDMAYLTKRFQKMVRRNGEMLKRDSSNRSKNYDLCYKYGKPGHFMKDCPLLKQEFSKNYYEKTTKTNQVPFKDFKRKRSADNMMRQALTAWGDSSSDSEDEPNTGDSSMMVVEGEEIEYDSTFALDDGNKEDRDSLSLELGESEQHRDDLVAVVIDHKKTIEIFRKEKDDLLAEITDLRETIVKSWTKSKPKNSGKGKEIASEEHIRLENEVKTMRIRMCAEIEKKQATPN, from the exons atgggatatcatatgcgatggtccttatgttccaacCAAGGTACTAGAGAAACTTCCATTTTCAATGGCAAAACCAGCAAAGAGTACACTGAAGCAGACAAGAAAGTtgtggagaagaattttcgtgccaagaaaattctagtatgtggaataggacctgaAGAGTACAATAGAATCTCCATATGCGATACTACCAAGGAGATATGGAAAGCTTTGCAAACAACTCATGAGGGAACCACACAAGTAAAACAGtctaagattgatatgctcactaccga aaacaagctagtgaggaaaatTCTCAGCATTCTGCCTAGCCCTTGGGAAAGCAAAGTGAATGCTATTACTAAATCAAAGGACTTacaggagctgaccatagaagagttGATCGGAAATTTGAAGACCTACGAgttgaagaggaagatagacagtgaaagaagagaaccaaagaaggaaaGGAACCTGGTACTTAAAACTGATAACAATGATTCAAGTGAGGAagacagtgacatggcttacttaaccaaaaggtttcagaagatggtcagaaggAATGGAGAAATGCTAAAAAGGGACAGCTCTAACAGATCAAAGAACTATGACCTTTGTTACAAGTATGGAAAGCCTGGACACTTCATGAAAGACtgtcctctcttgaagcaagaattctccaagaactACTATGAGAAAACAACTAAGACGAACCAGGTGCCTTTCAAGGACTTCAAGAGAAAAAGGTCAGCTGACAATATGATGAGACAGGCTCTTACAGCATGGGGGGATTCCTCTAGTGATTCTGAAGATGAACCTAATactggtgatagttccatgatggtaGTTGAAGGTGAGGAGATTGaatatgactcaacttttgctttgGACGATGGCAAcaaagag gataggGATTCTTTGAGCTTAGAATTAGGAGAATCTGAACAACATAGAGACGACTTAGTGGCTGTAGTTATTGACCataagaaaaccattgaaatctttagaaaagaAAAGGATGATCTTTTGGCAGAAATTACAgacctaagggaaacaatagtgaaatcatggactaagtcaaaacctAAAAATTCTGGAAAGGGAAAGGAGATAGccagtgaggaacacattaggcttgaaaatgaggtGAAAACTATGAGAATTAGGATGTgtgctgaaattgagaaaaaacaAGCAACTCCAAACTGA